One window from the genome of Candidatus Chlorohelix allophototropha encodes:
- a CDS encoding transposase, translated as MKGLEAMKGRTFTPEFKLKLVRAVLSGEKPIIQLCREHNLSDSLIHNWKKLYREKGEAAFTAPTQSRTLAASTEQSELEALRQRVGELERLAGQQALEISILKKSRRC; from the coding sequence GTGAAAGGACTGGAAGCAATGAAGGGAAGAACCTTTACTCCGGAATTTAAGTTGAAACTGGTCAGAGCGGTGTTAAGTGGCGAAAAACCCATAATACAACTCTGCCGGGAACATAATCTCAGTGACAGCCTGATCCATAATTGGAAAAAACTCTACCGGGAGAAAGGGGAAGCCGCTTTCACCGCTCCCACCCAATCCCGCACTCTTGCGGCCTCAACCGAACAGTCGGAGTTGGAAGCCTTACGCCAGCGAGTGGGTGAACTGGAACGACTAGCGGGTCAACAGGCCCTGGAAATATCGATCCTAAAAAAGTCTCGACGATGCTGA
- the xylB gene encoding xylulokinase, whose protein sequence is MGIDLGTTGARAIIVDGENGQVVAAGSSEYLLYTPQPLWAEQNPADWWSGTIEAVKKALSDGAKKLGKAPEIAAIGLSGQMHGVVLLDEEGSVLGPSLIWCDGRAQAQCDYITEEVGAEKLIELTANPAIVGFSAPKLIWLREHRPDQFLKAAHFLLPKDFIRYKLTGEFASEVSDASGTLLFDVANRKWSEEMCRKLEIDSDLLPDVYESWVVSGQVSAQAAAQTGLMTGTPVVGGGGDQAAGAVGNGIVRAGLVSSTIGSSGVVFAHSTAPVLDPGGRVHTFCHAVPGAWHVMGVTQGAGISLRWFRDEIAGKHEIEAAQASGTDIYEILTQQAAEASAGSEGLIFLPYLMGERTPHLDPQARGVWFGLTAAHHRSHLVRSVLEGVSYSLKDCLSLLENMGLPIEEIRASGGGGKSSLWRQIQADMFEREVVTINATEGPAYGVALLAGVGTGFWKDVQSACDSSIRINSRTAPIHANSEVYRRYYPLYKEIYVKLKPLYRQL, encoded by the coding sequence ATGGGAATTGATCTGGGCACTACTGGCGCGAGAGCCATCATTGTAGATGGTGAAAACGGTCAGGTAGTAGCGGCAGGCAGCAGCGAATACCTTCTCTATACCCCCCAACCGCTCTGGGCAGAACAAAACCCGGCAGATTGGTGGAGCGGTACAATTGAGGCGGTTAAAAAAGCGCTTTCCGATGGCGCGAAAAAACTGGGGAAAGCCCCCGAAATCGCCGCTATTGGATTGAGCGGACAAATGCACGGTGTGGTCTTGCTGGATGAGGAAGGTAGTGTACTTGGACCTTCCCTTATTTGGTGCGATGGTCGCGCACAAGCGCAATGCGACTACATAACCGAGGAAGTAGGCGCTGAAAAGCTTATCGAATTGACCGCAAACCCGGCAATAGTAGGCTTCAGCGCGCCAAAACTGATATGGCTGCGCGAACATCGCCCAGATCAATTCCTAAAAGCAGCGCATTTCCTGTTACCAAAAGATTTTATTCGCTATAAATTGACCGGAGAATTTGCCAGCGAGGTTAGCGATGCCAGCGGTACGCTTCTATTTGATGTGGCAAATCGCAAATGGTCAGAAGAAATGTGCCGCAAGTTGGAAATCGATTCGGATTTGCTACCTGATGTTTATGAATCGTGGGTAGTGTCCGGACAGGTAAGCGCACAAGCAGCCGCGCAAACCGGTCTAATGACAGGAACGCCTGTGGTTGGCGGCGGTGGCGATCAGGCGGCGGGTGCAGTTGGTAACGGGATTGTCCGAGCAGGGTTAGTGAGCAGCACTATCGGCTCAAGCGGAGTAGTATTCGCCCATAGCACCGCCCCAGTGCTCGACCCCGGCGGCAGAGTACATACCTTTTGCCATGCCGTACCGGGGGCATGGCACGTAATGGGCGTAACACAGGGCGCGGGTATCAGTTTGCGCTGGTTCAGAGACGAAATAGCGGGCAAACACGAAATTGAAGCGGCACAAGCTTCTGGTACAGACATATATGAAATTTTAACTCAGCAAGCGGCAGAAGCCTCGGCTGGTAGCGAAGGCTTGATTTTCCTGCCTTACCTGATGGGAGAACGCACGCCACATCTTGACCCGCAAGCACGCGGAGTCTGGTTTGGTCTAACCGCCGCGCATCACCGCAGCCATTTGGTGCGTTCGGTACTGGAAGGGGTTTCATACAGCCTAAAGGATTGTCTCAGCTTGTTAGAAAACATGGGTTTGCCGATTGAGGAAATTCGGGCAAGCGGAGGTGGTGGCAAAAGCTCGCTATGGCGGCAAATTCAAGCCGATATGTTCGAGCGTGAAGTCGTTACTATTAATGCTACCGAGGGACCCGCTTACGGGGTAGCCTTACTGGCAGGAGTAGGTACAGGATTCTGGAAAGACGTGCAAAGCGCATGCGATTCTAGCATCCGAATAAACTCACGTACCGCCCCCATCCACGCCAATTCAGAGGTTTATCGCAGATATTATCCGCTTTATAAAGAGATTTATGTAAAGTTAAAACCGCTTTATCGTCAATTGTAA
- a CDS encoding HEAT repeat domain-containing protein, which produces MTNITLDQALNELKFGGPELRSRAALALGELKEASTVPYLLQALNDPEGEVRAAAAQALVEYRDIRAVPILIKLLEDRFLPVREAAAITLGLIGDATALKPLIKLAEYGLRNSPNSEAQHKATIQSVIALGRLKNEKALEILIRALRKGYIHAPSDWQTQMRQAGAFGLGFLDTPAAANALIEVLRDSEPPPVRNSATTALGMMQQDRTFRILLENSAFKPFEDKMQVFRRQEGIIMALGERRDRRAVPYIIPLINSEFPEVRMALARALVMLGEDQHAESLLQLLRDRMPEVRAAAANALGELNIQQATEALNVVLQDPNQHVAAAAANALDSIKQLPPGTTASSLSAGGRFLPSASTKARENN; this is translated from the coding sequence GTGACAAATATTACCCTTGATCAGGCTTTAAACGAACTCAAATTTGGCGGACCGGAGTTACGCAGTCGGGCTGCCCTTGCACTAGGCGAACTTAAAGAGGCTTCTACTGTTCCCTATTTGCTACAAGCGCTAAATGACCCCGAAGGAGAAGTGCGGGCTGCTGCCGCTCAGGCGTTGGTCGAATACCGAGATATTAGAGCTGTTCCCATCCTCATAAAATTGTTGGAAGATCGTTTTTTGCCGGTGCGAGAAGCTGCTGCGATTACTCTTGGATTAATCGGAGACGCTACGGCTCTAAAACCGCTAATTAAACTGGCAGAATATGGTTTGCGAAATTCACCAAATAGTGAAGCCCAACATAAAGCCACCATTCAGTCGGTTATTGCCCTTGGTCGCCTCAAAAATGAAAAAGCCCTAGAAATACTAATCAGAGCCTTGCGCAAGGGTTATATCCATGCACCTAGCGATTGGCAAACCCAAATGAGACAAGCAGGAGCATTTGGCTTGGGTTTTCTTGACACCCCTGCCGCTGCCAATGCCTTGATCGAGGTTTTACGCGATAGCGAACCGCCTCCGGTACGTAACAGCGCCACTACTGCGCTGGGTATGATGCAACAAGATAGAACGTTCAGGATTCTGCTAGAAAATTCAGCATTCAAGCCCTTTGAAGATAAGATGCAAGTTTTCAGACGGCAGGAAGGTATCATTATGGCGTTGGGCGAAAGACGTGATCGCCGCGCTGTACCCTATATTATACCGCTGATTAACAGCGAATTTCCCGAAGTGCGAATGGCGTTAGCGCGCGCGCTGGTTATGTTGGGCGAAGATCAGCACGCAGAGAGTTTGCTTCAGCTTTTGCGAGACCGTATGCCGGAGGTGCGCGCTGCGGCTGCTAACGCTTTGGGCGAGTTAAATATCCAGCAGGCGACCGAAGCTCTCAATGTAGTATTGCAAGACCCAAACCAACATGTGGCTGCCGCTGCCGCCAACGCATTGGATAGTATCAAGCAATTGCCGCCGGGTACTACTGCCTCCAGCCTAAGCGCAGGTGGGCGGTTTTTGCCATCGGCAAGCACCAAAGCACGCGAAAATAATTAA
- a CDS encoding transposase: MGDKQKEYPVEFKREAVRLMETSGKTAVQIARELGVSDSVLYHWRKILAEKGEQAFPGKGHQTEAEEELRRLRMENERLRMERDILKKALAIFTQNQK; this comes from the coding sequence ATGGGAGATAAGCAGAAAGAGTATCCAGTAGAATTTAAGCGAGAAGCAGTGCGGTTAATGGAAACCAGCGGTAAAACAGCGGTACAAATCGCTAGAGAACTAGGGGTATCCGACAGTGTACTCTACCATTGGCGTAAAATATTGGCTGAAAAAGGAGAGCAAGCTTTTCCTGGTAAAGGTCATCAAACTGAGGCTGAAGAAGAACTCCGTCGGCTGCGAATGGAGAATGAACGACTGCGGATGGAAAGGGATATCTTAAAAAAAGCCCTAGCCATCTTCACGCAGAACCAAAAGTGA
- a CDS encoding IS3 family transposase has protein sequence MYPIAQWCEMIGGLYRLSQKQGLGYSLRKLCHLFGVNRAWYYQRQNKVEKANPEEESLKQRVEQILGTYSGYGYRRVTKALQKAGEKINHKRVRRLLKKWGLGWKRWRRRKPLTSVNDPKAAREANQLVTAILSQVRLKQSYSLQGLSQLLPKFSIFSFSLLQFFF, from the coding sequence TTGTACCCCATCGCCCAATGGTGTGAAATGATCGGTGGGTTATACCGGCTCAGCCAAAAGCAAGGACTGGGCTATTCTCTGAGGAAATTATGTCATCTGTTTGGGGTCAACCGGGCTTGGTATTACCAGCGCCAAAATAAGGTGGAAAAAGCCAACCCGGAGGAGGAAAGCCTGAAGCAAAGAGTGGAGCAAATACTAGGTACTTACAGCGGGTATGGCTATCGGCGCGTAACCAAAGCCTTACAAAAGGCAGGTGAAAAGATCAACCACAAGCGGGTTAGGCGCTTACTGAAGAAATGGGGGTTGGGCTGGAAACGCTGGAGACGGAGGAAACCACTGACCAGTGTCAATGATCCTAAAGCTGCCAGAGAGGCAAATCAGTTGGTGACGGCTATTTTGAGCCAGGTGCGCCTCAAGCAAAGCTACTCGCTCCAAGGCTTGAGCCAGCTTTTGCCTAAGTTCAGCATTTTCAGCTTTAGCCTGCTGCAATTCTTCTTCTAG
- a CDS encoding 4Fe-4S binding protein, which produces MTTASSGTDKKHPFPIRRKPELVKDTKQIHLLRRASQVGFTTLIAYHVVGNLINGDNGAIANPEAYCPFGGLETAYNFISTGGKYIAHTHLSNVVLLVAVLGLTLVSKSAFCGWICPLGAIQDWLHNFRRLFFKKDLKLPFTMPRWLDKALHGVKYLVLAWLLWETAQAGYMVFRDYDPWSALLNLGKEAALGGTIILFTTLVLSLFVERPWCTYACPLGATIGLVGKASLLKIRRDESTCLSGCTICNNACPSKLEVKKMKSISSSECVNCMSCVAGCPTGALAVRLPMLPTFKKEENELVMAGEAAKKEL; this is translated from the coding sequence ATGACTACCGCAAGTTCAGGAACAGACAAAAAGCATCCGTTCCCAATTCGGCGTAAACCCGAACTGGTAAAAGACACCAAGCAAATTCATCTTCTTCGCCGAGCATCGCAGGTGGGCTTCACCACATTAATCGCTTACCACGTGGTGGGCAATCTCATCAACGGCGATAACGGCGCTATCGCCAATCCAGAGGCTTATTGCCCCTTTGGTGGTCTCGAAACTGCCTACAACTTCATTTCTACCGGTGGTAAGTATATAGCGCATACCCACCTTTCCAACGTAGTGCTGCTGGTGGCAGTGCTAGGTCTGACGCTGGTCTCTAAATCCGCTTTCTGCGGTTGGATTTGCCCGCTTGGTGCAATTCAGGATTGGCTGCACAATTTCCGCCGCCTCTTCTTCAAGAAAGACCTAAAGCTACCCTTCACTATGCCACGCTGGCTGGATAAAGCCCTTCACGGTGTCAAATACTTAGTGTTGGCTTGGTTGCTGTGGGAAACCGCTCAGGCTGGATATATGGTCTTCCGCGATTATGATCCTTGGTCAGCCCTGTTAAACCTGGGTAAAGAAGCCGCGCTGGGTGGAACTATTATCCTATTCACCACTCTGGTGTTATCGCTGTTCGTAGAACGACCTTGGTGTACTTATGCCTGTCCACTTGGTGCAACAATCGGATTGGTGGGAAAAGCTAGTTTGCTGAAAATCAGACGAGATGAAAGCACCTGCCTATCCGGCTGTACCATCTGCAACAATGCCTGCCCTTCCAAACTGGAAGTAAAGAAAATGAAGAGTATCAGCAGCAGTGAATGTGTAAACTGCATGAGTTGTGTGGCAGGTTGCCCGACCGGAGCGTTGGCAGTGCGTTTGCCGATGCTACCGACTTTCAAAAAAGAAGAAAATGAACTGGTAATGGCGGGAGAAGCCGCTAAGAAAGAACTGTAG
- a CDS encoding SulP family inorganic anion transporter produces the protein MQLVKKPAIFKLWQSEFSGYNATHFKSDIMAGLTVAAVALPLALAFGVASGATPAAGLVTAIISGFVIGALSGAPYQISGPTGAMSAVLILVAQRYGLQGLWMAGGMAGAMILVLGILRLGRVVNFIPAPVITGFTSGIAVIIFVGQIDNFLGVKTKPADTTTLKIIGYFTGSIPNINWNSIACGLIVMAVMMTLPKITLTAKVPAALLGIVLSSLISWLLNWNVALIGNVPATIILDDHFNIDPNRFSQIGELLGPASAIAALGAIESLLAGVVAGRMTGTKLDANQELIAQGFGNMLLPFVGGVPATAAIARISVGVKAGGVTRMVSFIHSATLLASALLLGSLIGQIPLAALSGVLMVTAWRMNEWHLIKFYFKRRLKSPTLVLLVTMISTVTFDLTQAILIGIMFSLLLFISQVASLDIVPTEVDWERLRAAGLKVSNELSDIRVVYISGSLFFGAASQFTERLESLPSSSALILSMRGVPVIDASGIHAIENIWHDQIKKGGLLFLTGLQPQVQRMLERAGLVDSIGVDKFCWGADQAIVKATEQFTENPSCEWHAGRKLVGTEEEPNDEIPFGVIKMK, from the coding sequence ATGCAACTTGTAAAGAAACCGGCAATATTTAAATTATGGCAGTCTGAGTTCAGCGGCTATAACGCCACCCATTTTAAGAGCGATATTATGGCTGGTCTTACGGTTGCGGCTGTAGCGTTACCGCTCGCTTTAGCTTTTGGGGTCGCCAGCGGCGCAACCCCCGCTGCTGGTCTGGTCACCGCAATAATTAGCGGGTTCGTTATCGGAGCATTGAGCGGCGCACCTTACCAAATAAGCGGTCCTACCGGAGCGATGTCCGCTGTGCTGATACTGGTCGCGCAACGCTACGGGTTACAAGGCTTGTGGATGGCAGGTGGGATGGCAGGTGCAATGATTTTGGTACTAGGAATCCTGAGACTGGGACGGGTCGTGAACTTCATTCCTGCTCCGGTGATTACTGGTTTTACTAGCGGAATCGCGGTTATTATTTTCGTAGGACAGATTGATAATTTTTTAGGCGTAAAAACTAAGCCTGCGGATACCACTACCTTGAAAATCATCGGCTATTTCACCGGGTCTATACCAAACATAAACTGGAATTCGATTGCATGCGGCTTGATAGTAATGGCGGTGATGATGACGCTTCCCAAGATAACGCTTACCGCTAAAGTTCCTGCGGCATTATTGGGAATCGTGCTTTCCTCCCTTATATCTTGGTTATTGAACTGGAACGTAGCGCTTATCGGTAATGTACCTGCCACCATTATCCTTGATGATCATTTCAATATTGACCCTAACCGCTTTTCGCAGATTGGAGAGCTGCTAGGTCCGGCTTCAGCCATCGCAGCGCTGGGCGCAATCGAGAGCTTGCTGGCAGGGGTAGTAGCAGGGCGTATGACCGGGACAAAACTCGATGCAAATCAGGAGTTGATCGCACAAGGTTTTGGCAATATGTTGCTACCTTTTGTAGGGGGAGTACCGGCTACAGCCGCTATTGCCCGTATCAGCGTGGGAGTCAAGGCGGGCGGTGTCACTCGCATGGTTAGCTTTATTCATTCCGCCACACTGCTAGCAAGCGCTCTTTTACTGGGTAGCCTGATCGGTCAAATACCGTTAGCCGCCCTTTCTGGAGTGCTAATGGTAACAGCTTGGCGCATGAACGAATGGCATTTGATAAAGTTTTACTTCAAGCGCCGCCTCAAAAGTCCTACCTTAGTTTTGCTTGTTACCATGATTTCCACGGTAACCTTCGACCTTACTCAAGCGATTTTGATCGGTATCATGTTTAGCTTGCTATTATTTATCAGCCAAGTAGCAAGCCTCGATATAGTACCTACCGAAGTGGATTGGGAACGATTACGTGCCGCCGGGTTAAAGGTAAGTAACGAATTGAGTGATATCAGGGTGGTATATATCAGCGGTTCGCTCTTTTTCGGGGCAGCCAGCCAATTTACCGAACGCTTGGAAAGCTTACCATCTAGTAGCGCGCTAATTCTCTCTATGCGCGGCGTGCCGGTTATTGATGCTTCTGGAATCCATGCTATTGAGAATATCTGGCATGACCAGATTAAAAAAGGTGGGCTGCTTTTTCTCACGGGTTTGCAGCCACAGGTACAGCGTATGCTAGAACGCGCTGGATTGGTTGACTCTATCGGGGTGGATAAGTTCTGCTGGGGCGCGGATCAGGCAATTGTAAAAGCGACCGAGCAATTTACAGAAAATCCTTCTTGTGAATGGCACGCCGGGCGTAAATTGGTTGGGACTGAAGAGGAACCGAATGACGAGATACCTTTCGGAGTGATAAAAATGAAGTAA